A genomic segment from Paralichthys olivaceus isolate ysfri-2021 chromosome 22, ASM2471397v2, whole genome shotgun sequence encodes:
- the LOC109643576 gene encoding E3 ubiquitin-protein ligase TRIM39-like yields the protein MASALSEDQFRCCICLDCFKNPTSIPCGHNFCLDCINHFWDTRRKSLCPICKEVFKKRPELRINVGLRDITNDFVRSLKDKPKYKPIMKQPSQTDVPCDICLEVTQMAVKSCLVCQKSFCESHLTPHLSDQMLMKHRLTDPETFIHLCKNHHKLLEMFCTDDQTPVCVKCVAKDHKHHTTIPIEKESKRIKTQIRRTEADFQQMIQTRIKKTEEIKNSVEQCKTQTDREIQTSVQVFTMVISAIEMSQALLIEEIEKKQEAAQRRAEELLKVLQQEIEELERRCRGLRSLENTEDLLHLLHGFPPLSVPLSTRHWSEVRVQSDIYIGTVSKAFSKLVDTCHDLEKKLLSDEMDKISQHAVDVTLDPETASGWLTLSPDGKKVSLSSKQRKLSLPDAPRRFDSCVSILGKQSFTSGRHYWEVQVGDKTDWDLGVARESINTKGTITVRPDSGYWAICRRKGGSLSACTSPCVTLHLRETPQRVGIFLDYEGGSVSFYNAETKTHIYTYRGSMFNEPLYPYFNPCLHDNGKNTAPLVICPVDWV from the exons ATGGCCTCCGCATTGTCAGAGGACCAGTTCCGCTGCTGCATCTGCCTGGATTGCTTCAAAAATCCTACCTCCATCCCATGTGGACACAATTTCTGCCTGGATTGCATCAATCACTTCTGGGACACGAGACGCAAGTCGTTGTGTCCGATTTGCAAAGAAGTCTTCAAAAAACGTCCAGAACTAAGGATCAACGTTGGCTTGAGGGACATCACTAACGACTTCGTGAG GTCTCTGAAGGACAAACCCAAATACAAGCCGATCATGAAACAACCGTCGCAGACCGACGTTCCCTGTGACATCTGCCTCGAAGTCACACAAATGGCGGTCAAGTCGTGCCTCGTCTGCCAGAAGTCGTTTTGTGAAAGTCACCTGACACCTCACCTCAGTGATCAGATGTTGATGAAGCACCGACTCACAGATCCGGAAACCTTCATTCATCTCTGCAAGAATCACCACAAGCTCCTGGAGATGTTCTGCACGGACGACCAGACGCCGGTGTGCGTGAAATGCGTCGCGAAGGACCACAAACATCACACTACGATCCCCATAGAGAAGGAGAGCAAGAGGATCAAG ACTCAGATCAGGAGAACGGAGGCAGATTTTCAGCAGATGATCCAGACCAGAATCAAGAAGACTGAGGAGATCAAGAACTCGGTGGAGCAGTGCAAA acacagacagacagagagatacaGACGAGCGTTCAGGTCTTCACCATGGTGATCAGTGCCATCGAGATGAGCCAGGCTTTGCTCATCGAGGAGATCGAGAAGAAGCAGGAGGCGGCCCAGAGGAGAGCGGAGGAGTTACTCAaggtgctgcagcaggagatcgaggagctggagaggagatGTCGGGGCCTGCGGTCCCTGGAGAACACTGAGGACCTTCTTCACCTCTTGCAT GGTTTCCCCCCTCTGAGTGTTCCACTGTCCACCAGACACTGGTCCGAGGTCAGAGTCCAGTCCGACATCTACATCGGGACGGTGTCGAAAGCGTTTTCCAAACTGGTGGACACCTGCCACGACCTTGAaaagaagctgctttcagacg AAATGGACAAAATAAGTCAACATGCAG TGGATGTGACTTTGGATCCTGAGACGGCTTCGGGCTGGCTCACTCTGTCCCCCGATGGAAAAAAG GTGAGTCTCAGCAGCAAGCAGCGGAAGCTCTCGCTCCCTGACGCCCCCCGCAGGTTCGACTCGTGCGTCTCCATCCTGGGGAAACAAAGCTTCACCTCCGGGAGACACTACTGGGAAGTTCAG gttggggataaaaccgaCTGGGATCTCGGTGTGGCCAGAGAGTCCATCAACACAAAGGGAACCATCACGGTGCGTCCCGACAGCGGTTACTGGGCGATCTGCAGGCGTAAGGGAGGCAGCCTGAGCGCCTGCACCAGCCCCTGCGTCACCCTCCACCTCCGGGAAACCCCGCAGAGAGTGGGCATATTCCTGGACTACGAGGGGGGGTCGGTGTCGTTCTACAACGCGGAGACAAAGACTCATATCTACACGTACAGAGGGTCCATGTTCAACGAGCCGCTCTATCCCTACTTCAACCCCTGTCTCCATGACAACGGGAAGAACACCGCCCCGCTGGTGATCTGTCCCGTGGATTGGGTTTGA
- the LOC109643577 gene encoding E3 ubiquitin-protein ligase TRIM39-like yields the protein MMRIIRPDNMSTQSVRNVSPVVFEEHFKCCICLHIYNSPVSIPCGHNFCFDCIQGYWDTKGKSDCPLCKQMYRKRPELRINREFAEIIEFIERSLSPGASEEEDVDSAVEPNQLCDADKVPCDVCHKNKSMSISSCLVCQASYCETHLTPHLKVPALQRHRLTDPATFTSSHLCRNHNQPLTMFCKKDQRPVCVGCKTGIHKHHEVVPMEKESKRVKSQLRATKVNIQQMIQTRLRKMEEIANSVDLGKKITEREILSSAQVCAMLTTAIHKREAALVDELKQRQEETERTAEQMLQELEREINELQTRGSELHHLELTQNPLHILQGFRSVGGLPSTKEWSEVTVHSDNCLGTVRRAVSALVDVCQEVVDKLSAEETDKMTQYAVDVTLDPVTASGWLVLSPDGKKVSLSSQKKTSLPDSPQRFDTCVCVLGKQSFTCGRRYWEVQVGDKTDWDLGVARESINRKGTITVRPDSGYWAICRRKGGSLSACTSPSITIHAQETPQRVGIFLDYEGGSVSFYNAETKTHIYTYSGCPFTEPLKPYFNPCVQDNGKNTTPLVICPPERSAGDRQEIIIESDV from the exons ATGATGAGGATAATCCGACCCGACAACATGTCGACCCAATCAG TCAGGAACGTTTCACCTGTCGTATTCGAGGAGCATTTCAAGTGCTGCATCTGCCTGCACATCTACAACAGTCCCGTCTCCATCCCGTGTGGACACAACTTCTGCTTCGACTGCATCCAAGGCTACTGGGATACGAAGGGCAAGTCCGACTGTCCGCTGTGCAAACAGATGTACAGAAAACGTCCAGAGCTCAGGATCAACCGAGAATTTGCAGAAATCATTGAGTTCATCGAAAG GTCTCTGTCACCCGGAGCATCAGAAGAGGAGGATGTCGACTCTGCGGTGGAACCAAACCAACTCTGTGACGCTGACAAAGTTCCCTGTGACGTCTGCCACAAGAACAAGTCAATGTCAATCAGCTCGTGTCTCGTCTGCCAGGCGTCGTACTGTGAAACTCACCTGACGCCTCACCTGAAGGTGCCGGCGCTGCAGAGACACCGGCTGACGGATCCGGCCACCTTCACCAGCAGTCACCTCTGCAGAAACCACAACCAGCCACTGACGATGTTCTGCAAGAAAGACCAGAGGCCGGTGTGCGTGGGCTGCAAGACAGGGATCCATAAACACCACGAGGTCGTCCCCATGGAGAAGGAAAGCAAGAGGGTTAAG tctcaaCTGAGGGCTACAAAGGTCAACATTCAGCAGATGATCCAGACCAGGCTGAGAAAAATGGAGGAGATCGCAAATTCAGTCGACCTCGGCAAA aaaatcacagagagagagattctgaGCAGCGCTCAGGTCTGCGCCATGCTGACCACTGCTATCCACAAACGAGAGGCCGCCCTGGTGGACGAGCTcaagcagagacaggaagagacagagaggacggCGGAGCAGATGCTTCAAGAGCTGGAGCGTGAAATCAACGAACTGCAGACGAGGGGCAGCGAGCTGCATCACCTGGAGCTCACTCAGAACCCTCTTCACATCCTGCAG GGTTTCCGGTCTGTCGGCGGTCTCCCGTCCACTAAAGAGTGGTCTGAGGTCACGGTCCACTCCGATAACTGCCTGGGGACGGTGAGGAGAGCCGTCTCCGCTCTGGTGGATGTTTGTCAGGAAGTTGTGGACAAACTCTCAGCAGAAG AAACAGACAAGATGACTCAATATGCAG TGGACGTGACTCTGGATCCCGTGACGGCTTCAGGCTGGCTGGTCCTGTCTCCAGATGGAAAGAAG GTGAGCCTCAGCAGCCAGAAAAAGACCTCACTACCAGACAGCCCTCAGCGGTTTGACACCTGCGTCTGTGTTCTGGGGAAACAAAGCTTCACGTGTGGAAGACGCTACTGGGAAGTTCAG gttggggataaaaccgaCTGGGATCTCGGTGTGGCCAGAGAGTCCATCAACAGAAAGGGAACCATCACGGTGCGTCCCGACAGCGGTTACTGGGCGATCTGCAGGCGTAAGGGAGGCAGCCTGAGCGCCTGCACCAGCCCCTCCATCACCATCCACGCCCAGGAAACCCCGCAGAGAGTGGGCATATTCCTGGACTACGAGGGGGGGTCGGTGTCGTTCTACAACGCGGAGACAAAGACTCATATCTACACGTACAGCGGGTGTCCTTTCACCGAGCCTCTGAAGCCCTACTTCAATCCCTGTGTTCAAGACAACGGGAAGAACACAACCCCGCTGGTGATCTGTCCTCCGGAGAGAAGCGCCGGGGACAGACAGGAAATAATCATTGAGTCAGACGTATAA
- the LOC109643575 gene encoding macrophage mannose receptor 1 isoform X1 yields the protein MSPSCRPVNSGVRRTVLCILLLSGLCSCLRRYVFIDELKTWQEAQTFCREKHADLASVDNMEDMERLTAAAPGHEGDVWIGRYDRPWRWWWSAQDHSLNTNNEQHFHVWRAGQPNVKRYVKHVCVSVLDGFWFDNRCSFQLPFVCYDKKNLHDLPNISIQRYVYVNDKTSWNQAQAYCRLHHTDLASVRNATENALIQKSVPSGQRASIGLFRNPFFDNSEGTRSSFGNWIEGRPEVVGTGSCVISRIGDRHHGKWMEKPCDARFHFMCQRKEKHLFYIKVKVLKSTINLNDPDVTDAILNMIKETLKKRGMTKGFQAAWIKKPDENIFHKEEEN from the exons ATGTCACCATCCTGCCGTCCAGTAAATTCAG GTGTGAGAAGGACGGTGCTGTGTATTCTTCTTCTGTCAG GACTGTGTTCCTGCCTCCGtcgttatgttttcattgatgaACTGAAGACGTGGCAGGAAGCTCAGACGTTCTGCAGAGAGAAGCACGCTGACCTGGCCAGCGTGGACAACATGGAGGACATGGAGCGTCTGACTGCAGCCGCCCCTGGTCATGAGGGAGACGTGTGGATCGGCCGGTACGACCGACCctggcggtggtggtggtctgCACAGGATCACAGTCTCAATACGAATAACGAGCAGCACTTTCACGTGTGGAGAGCAGGTCAACCAAATGTCAAGAGATATGTGAAGCACGTGTGCGTCTCTGTGTTGGACGGGTTTTGGTTTGATAACAGGTGCAGCTTCCAACTCCCCTTCGTCTGCTACGACAAGAAAAACCTACATG ACTTGCCGAACATTTCCATTCAAAGATACGTCTACGTAAACGATAAGACGTCCTGGAACCAAGCTCAGGCTTACTGCAGGCTGCACCACACAGACCTGGCCAGTGTCCGCAACGCCACTGAGAATGCGTTGATCCAGAAGTCGGTACCGAGTGGCCAGCGGGCCTCGATCGGCCTCTTCAGAAACCCCTTTTTCGACAACTCAGAGGGAACTCGCTCTTCATTTGGAAACTGGATAGAGGGACGTCCAGAAGTGGTTGGAACTGGGAGCTGCGTGATCAGCAGGATTGGCGACCGTCACCATGGAAAGTGGATGGAAAAACCCTGTGATGCTCGATTTCACTTCATGTGCCAGAGGA AAGAGAAGCACTTGTTTTACATTAAGGTGAAAGTTCTGAAATCCACGATCAACCTGAACGACCCTGATGTGACAGACGCCATCTTGAATATG ataAAGGAAACTCtgaaaaagagagggatgacCAAAGGTTTCCAAGCTGCATGGATTAAAAAGCCTGATGAAAACATCTtccacaaagaagaagagaactGA
- the LOC109644793 gene encoding E3 ubiquitin-protein ligase TRIM39-like translates to MAASGTMLPEKQFQCTICQQVFTDPVTTPCGHNFCQACIQSAWDGMDVCQCPTCAKSFSPRPEMNINSAFKELADALRNMIVCSSAVPLSAAQPGEVVCDVCAATSLQVRALKSCLVCLTSYCGAHLEPHQRVATLKMHKLIEPVKNLQDRMCKKHERLLEMFCRDEQKCVCRFCTETEHKGHQAVAIEDESRERKVEMKTTEADFQQMIQERLKKVEEIKSCLKLSAVSAEKEKKESDRLFSSLIRSIQEGQAEVSTEIEEKQRGAERRAEELVAELQQEVTELRRRNTELEELGNSEDHLHVLQRLPSLTSPPPSRQWTEVGVHPELCVGTVRRGLSKVDNTLKNELDGLRTEEMKRMQKYAVEVVLDPDTAHPNIVLSADGKQAGRGELLHVVPDIPQRFDPVICVVSKSGFLSGRFYYQVVVGTKTFWDLGVVKESVNRKGMITSKPENGYWTVRLRNGDEYRALDSPSVRLSLKERPQTVGVFTDYEEGRVSFFNVENGSHIYSFTGCMFSERIFPFFSPGVCDEGRNKGALVITAVNPET, encoded by the exons ATGGCCGCCTCAGGCACCATGTTACCAGAGAAACAGTTCCAGTGCACCATCTGTCAACAAGTGTTCACCGACCCGGTCACCACTCCCTGTGGACACAACTTCTGCCAGGCCTGCATCCAGAGTGCGTGGGACGGCATGGACGTCTGCCAGTGCCCCACCTGTGCCAAGTCGTTCAGCCCTCGGCCTGAGATGAACATCAACTCCGCCTTCAAAGAGCTGGCGGACGCATTGCGAAACATGATAGTCTGCTCCTCGGCTGTGCCGCTGTCCGCAGCCCAACCGGGCGAGGTGGTGTGCGACGTCTGTGCCGCCACGTCCCTGCAGGTGAGGGCCCTGAAGTCCTGTCTGGTGTGTCTGACGTCGTACTGCGGTGCTCACCTGGAGCCTCACCAGAGAGTCGCCACCCTGAAGATGCACAAGCTGATCGAGCCGGTGAAGAACCTGCAGGACCGGATGTGCAAGAAGCACGAGAGGCTGCTGGAGATGTTCTGCAGGGACGAGCAGAAGTGCGTGTGCCGCTTCTGCACCGAGACCGAGCACAAAGGTCACCAGGCCGTCGCCATAGAGGACGAGAGCCGGGAGAGGAAG GTCGAAATGAAGACGACGGAGGCCGATTTTCAGCAGATGATCCAGGAGCGTCTGAAGAAAGTAGAGGAGATTAAGAGCTGCCTGAAGCTCAGTGCA GTGAgtgcagagaaggagaagaaggagagcgACCGCCTCTTCTCATCTCTGATTCGCTCCATCCAGGAGGGACAGGCCGAAGTCTCCACGGAGATCgaggagaagcagaggggagcagagaggagggccGAGGAGCTGGTCgccgagctgcagcaggaagtcaCTGAGCTGCGGAGGAGAAAcactgagctggaggagctggggaacTCTGAGGACCATCTGCACGTCCTGCAG AGGCTTCCCTCTCTCACATCGCCTCCACCCTCCAGACAGTGGACTGAGGTGGGCGTCCACCCAGAGCTCTGTGTGGGGACCGTGAGGAGGGGGCTGTCCAAAGTGGACAACACTCTGAAGAATGAGCTGGACGGCCTGAGGACAGAAG AGATGAAAAGGATGCAGAAATATGCAG ttgAAGTCGTGTTAGACCCGGACACCGCCCATCCAAACATCGTGCTGTCAGCTGACGGGAAGCAGGCGGGCCGCGGCGAGCTGCTGCACGTCGTCCCTGACATCCCCCAACGCTTTGACCCCGTCATCTGCGTCGTGAGCAAGAGCGGCTTCCTGTCTGGGAGGTTCTACTACCAG gttgtggTCGGGACAAAGACCTTCTGGGACCTGGGCGTAGTCAAAGAGTCCGTCAACAGAAAGGGGATGATCACGTCCAAGCCCGAGAACGGCTACTGGACGGTGCGGCTGAGGAACGGGGACGAGTATCGGGCCCTGGACTCCCCCTCCGTCCGCCTGTCTCTCAAAGAGAGGCCTCAGACCGTCGGGGTGTTCACAGATTACGAGGAGGGGAGGGTGTCGTTCTTCAACGTGGAGAACGGGTCTCACATCTACAGCTTCACCGGGTGTATGTTCTCCGAGAGGATCTTCCCCTTCTTCAGCCCTGGTGTTTGTGATGAAGGGAGGAACAAAGGGGCGTTGGTCATCACAGCTGTCAACCCTGAGACTTAA
- the LOC109643575 gene encoding macrophage mannose receptor 1 isoform X2, whose product MEDMERLTAAAPGHEGDVWIGRYDRPWRWWWSAQDHSLNTNNEQHFHVWRAGQPNVKRYVKHVCVSVLDGFWFDNRCSFQLPFVCYDKKNLHDLPNISIQRYVYVNDKTSWNQAQAYCRLHHTDLASVRNATENALIQKSVPSGQRASIGLFRNPFFDNSEGTRSSFGNWIEGRPEVVGTGSCVISRIGDRHHGKWMEKPCDARFHFMCQRKEKHLFYIKVKVLKSTINLNDPDVTDAILNMIKETLKKRGMTKGFQAAWIKKPDENIFHKEEEN is encoded by the exons ATGGAGGACATGGAGCGTCTGACTGCAGCCGCCCCTGGTCATGAGGGAGACGTGTGGATCGGCCGGTACGACCGACCctggcggtggtggtggtctgCACAGGATCACAGTCTCAATACGAATAACGAGCAGCACTTTCACGTGTGGAGAGCAGGTCAACCAAATGTCAAGAGATATGTGAAGCACGTGTGCGTCTCTGTGTTGGACGGGTTTTGGTTTGATAACAGGTGCAGCTTCCAACTCCCCTTCGTCTGCTACGACAAGAAAAACCTACATG ACTTGCCGAACATTTCCATTCAAAGATACGTCTACGTAAACGATAAGACGTCCTGGAACCAAGCTCAGGCTTACTGCAGGCTGCACCACACAGACCTGGCCAGTGTCCGCAACGCCACTGAGAATGCGTTGATCCAGAAGTCGGTACCGAGTGGCCAGCGGGCCTCGATCGGCCTCTTCAGAAACCCCTTTTTCGACAACTCAGAGGGAACTCGCTCTTCATTTGGAAACTGGATAGAGGGACGTCCAGAAGTGGTTGGAACTGGGAGCTGCGTGATCAGCAGGATTGGCGACCGTCACCATGGAAAGTGGATGGAAAAACCCTGTGATGCTCGATTTCACTTCATGTGCCAGAGGA AAGAGAAGCACTTGTTTTACATTAAGGTGAAAGTTCTGAAATCCACGATCAACCTGAACGACCCTGATGTGACAGACGCCATCTTGAATATG ataAAGGAAACTCtgaaaaagagagggatgacCAAAGGTTTCCAAGCTGCATGGATTAAAAAGCCTGATGAAAACATCTtccacaaagaagaagagaactGA